One genomic segment of Salarias fasciatus chromosome 8, fSalaFa1.1, whole genome shotgun sequence includes these proteins:
- the LOC115393100 gene encoding neurotrypsin-like: protein MTRTHRTHRTHRAGRMALTSREMLCLIGTACLWLPLLAEVVAEDSYLNEVQNSVPLSCSEGFTELGYYNGTVSQTDSGAPCLKWTEFPDYVMQYPGRGLGDHSFCRNPDRESNPWCFFRQNSGAIGWAYCDCHQGVARLVGSSSSGSGRVEVYLNGQWGAVCNSHWTDRDASVICRQLGLGEIGTALQHSEFGSGSGLFHYERLGCRGDENTLSKCRSRTFVTGDCSHGNEAAVVCATPEGSGPPLRLVGGEEDFEGRLEVFHAGRWGSVCDDQWDDRDAEVVCRQLGFGGVAKAWSWAHFGQGSGPILLDAVKCSGNELFLDQCPHGDWEQHNCDHMEDAGVSCSPYTDGVVRLVGGDSPWEGRVEVFHNGDWGTVCDDHWSQQHAEVVCRQLGYRGHAEVVSGGAFGEGVGLILLDDVQCDGSETSLLDCRHGIWGRTDCSHSEDVGVRCRARPGQETNEVPAIAPSTGPLVRLAGGSSRKEGRVEVYLHGDWGSICDSGWNDLNAAVVCRQLGHSGGAKAAGGFGQGKGPIHLDQVRCTGKEEFLGECPSLGQSIQGCRRREDAGVRCDVTPRGSTAKTEPRESSCGLRKMVEAEGKRRSQGEENMLRSTWPWQVSVWLRSEEQAGGPLCSGTLISPCWVLTSAFCVSRFGSDPSRYMVRVGASERTLTPERLVVHRKFKGQSGGHDLALLKLPSAKGHCVTFDPDTNAACLPSADTTSSGNSPSSCVVMVTAGWTGPDAAIASWVPVMSSWQCKKRYGDSFSSHGTLCAGSPPDTSLLYGDGCGGNSGGGLVCQEPQSGRWSLAGVVAGGYGCADPSSPALYTRVSRFRAWIDEVAGTAEEDPHVRGTLAHGREETDEVNEIKPKRAHGRHQHGAAHTGNTHAHRADAQVAV, encoded by the exons TGCCTCTGTCCTGCTCCGAGGGATTCACTGAGTTGGGATACTACAACGGCACCGTGTCCCAGACGGACTCGGGCGCCCCGTGCCTGAAGTGGACCGAGTTCCCGGACTACGTCATGCAGTACCCGGGCCGGGGACTGGGAGACCACAGCTTCTGCAGGAACCCGGACCGCGAGTCCAACCCCTGGTGCTTCTTCAGGCAGAACTCGGGGGCGATTGGATGGGCCTACTGCGACTGCCACCAGG gCGTGGCTCGTCTGGTTGGCAGCTCTTCCTCTGGCAGTGGGCGAGTTGAGGTCTACCTGAACGGGCAGTGGGGGGCGGTGTGCAACTCCCACTGGACCGACAGAGACGCCAGTGTGATCTGCAGACAGCTGGGTTTGGG TGAGATCGGCACGGCGCTGCAGCACTCGGAGTTCGGCTCGGGCTCCGGCCTCTTCCACTACGAGCGTCTGGGTTGCCGCGGCGACGAGAACACCCTGAGTAAGTGCAGGAGCCGGACGTTCGTCACCGGCGACTGTAGCCATGGCAACGAGGCGGCAGTGGTGTGCGCAACACCAGAAG GCAGCGGCCCTCCGCTGCGACTGGTCGGAGGCGAGGAGGACTTCGAAGGTCGGCTGGAGGTTTTCCACGCCGGGAGGTGGGGCTCCGTCTGCGACGACCAGTGGGACGACAGGGATGCAGAGGTGGTGTGCAGACAGCTGGGCTTCGG gggCGTGGCAAAGGCCTGGTCCTGGGCTCACTTCGGTCAGGGTTCAGGTCCAATCCTGCTGGACGCCGTGAAGTGTTCAGGGAATGAGCTCTTCCTGGATCAGTGCCCGCACGGCGACTGGGAGCAGCACAACTGTGACCACATGGAGGATGCCGGCGTCTCCTGCAGCCCATACACAg ACGGCGTGGTGCGGCTGGTCGGGGGAGACAGTCCCTGGGAGGGCCGGGTGGAGGTGTTCCATAACGGCGACTGGGGGACGGTGTGCGACGACCACTGGAGCCAGCAGCACGCCGAGGTCGTCTGCCGGCAGCTGGGCTACAG GGGTCACGCTGAGGTCGTATCGGGCGGCGCGTTCGGCGAGGGCGTCGGCCTGATCCTCCTGGACGACGTCCAGTGCGACGGGTCCGAGACGTCCCTCCTGGACTGCCGGCACGGGATCTGGGGCCGGACCGACTGCTCCCACAGCGAGGACGTGGGCGTCCGCTGCCGGGCCCGGCCCGGCCAGGAGACCAACGAGGTGCCGGCCATCGCCCCGTCcacag GTCCCCTGGTGCGTCTCgccggcggcagcagcaggaaggagggcCGGGTGGAGGTGTACCTTCACGGCGACTGGGGAAGTATTTGTGATTCGGGCTGGAACGACCTCAACGCGGCCGTGGTGTGCAGACAGCTCGGACACAG cgGCGGGGCCAAGGCGGCCGGCGGGTTCGGTCAGGGGAAAGGACCCATCCACCTGGACCAGGTGCGCTGCACGGGGAAGGAGGAGTTCCTGGGAGAGTGCCCCTCCCTGGGGCAGAGCATCCAGGGCTGCAGGCGCAGGGAGGACGCCGGCGTGAGGTGCGACGTGACGCCGCGGGGGTCGACCGCCAAGACGGAGCCCCGGGAGTCCAGCTGCGGTCTGAGGAAGATGGTGGAGGCCGAAGGGAAGAGAAGGAGCCAAGGGGAGGAGAACATGCTCAG GAGCACGTGGCCGTGGCAGGTGTCGGTGTGGCTCCGGTCCGAGGAGCAGGCCGGCGGTCCTCTCTGCAGCGGCACCCTCATCAGCCCCTGCTGGGTGCTGACCTCTGCCTTCTGTGTGAGCAG GTTCGGCAGCGACCCCTCCAGGTACATGGTGCGCGTGGGGGCGTCGGAGCGCACGCTCACGCCCGAGCGGCTGGTGGTTCACCGCAAGTTCAAGGGCCAGAGCGGCGGACACGACCTGGCCTTGCTCAAGCTGCCCAGCGCCAAGGGTCACtgcgtgacctttgaccccgacACGAACGCGGCGTGCCTTCCCTCCGCCGACACGACGTCGAGCGGGAACTCTCCGTCTTCCTGCGTCGTCATGGTTACGGCAGGCTGGACCGGGCCGG ACGCCGCCATCGCCTCCTGGGTTCCCGTCATGTCCTCCTGGCAGTGCAAGAAGCGCTACGGCGACAGCTTCTCCAGCCACGGCACGCTGTGCGCCGGCAGCCCGCCGGACACCAGCCTGCTGTACGGCGACGGCTGCGGGGGCAACTCCGGCGGCGGCCTGGTGTGCCAGGAGCCGCAGTCCGGCCGCTGGAGCCTGGCCGGGGTCGTGGCCGGGGGCTACGGCTGCGCGGACCCCTCCTCGCCGGCGCTCTACACCCGGGTGAGCCGCTTCCGGGCCTGGATCGACGAGGTCGCCGGGACGGCGGAGGAGGACCCTCACGTGCGCGGCACGCTCGCGCACGGCCGGGAGGAGACGGACGAAGTCAACGAGATCAAGCCCAAGCGCGCGCACGGCCGCCATCAGCACGGCGCCGcccacactggaaacacacacgcgcaccgCGCAGACGCGCAGGTCGCGGTGTGA